In Rutidosis leptorrhynchoides isolate AG116_Rl617_1_P2 chromosome 2, CSIRO_AGI_Rlap_v1, whole genome shotgun sequence, one genomic interval encodes:
- the LOC139892823 gene encoding probable serine/threonine protein phosphatase 2A regulatory subunit B''delta, with the protein MDMDYTHNSELGHLDPELLQLNEVSSLGIKSNAYVAQKLFDQWLSLPETTQLVKSMLNKAKSGVALNVSGATSSPKSACNNLVPPLSPRSSSGSPRITKQSKGPSVLGSPLKVLTEPIKELIPQFYFQNGRPPPKELKERCLFRTNQFFYGHANGLSLDEFKPVTKEICMLPSFFSATLFKKIDAANTGVVTRDAFVDFWVNGNMLTKDTATQIFTLLKQPDLRHLTQEDFKPILHELLTTHPGLEFLQSTPEFQERYAETVIYRIFYYVNRAGNGCLTLRELKRGNLISAMFHADEEEDINKVLRFFSYEHFYVIYCKFWELDTDHDFLIDKENLIRYGNHALTYRIVDRIFSQVPRKFTSEVEGKMGYEDFVYFILSEEDKSSEPSLEYWFKCIDLDGNGVLTRNELQFFYEEQLHRMECMAQEPVLFEDILCQIVDMIKPRDEAYMTLHDLKGSKLSGSCFNILFNLNKFMAFESRDPFLIRQERENPTLTEWDRFAHREYIRLSMEEDADDASNGSADVWDESLEAPF; encoded by the exons atggatatggattaTACTCATAATAGTGAATTGGGTCATCTTGACCCGGAATTATTACAGCTGAATGAAGTGTCTTCTTTGGGTATTAAGTCAAATGCTTATGTTGCTCAGAAGCTGTTTGATCAATGGCTTTCTCTACCCGAAACCACTCAGTTG GTGAAGTCTATGCTAAACAAGGCTAAATCGGGGGTTGCGTTGAACGTATCTGGGGCAACTTCTAGCCCAAAGTCTGCTTGTAACAACTTGGTGCCTCCACTTTCTCCAAGAAGTTCTTCTGGTTCTCCTCGTATAACAAAACAGAGCAAGGGCCCGTCTGTTTTAGGTTCTCCTTTAAAAGTGCTTACCGAGCCCATTAAAGAGTTGATTCCCCAG TTCTATTTTCAGAATGGGCGTCCGCCCCCTAAAGAATTAAAAGAAAGGTGTTTGTTTAGAACTAACCAGTTCTTCTATGGTCATGCCAATGGACTATCATTAGATG AATTTAAACCTGTTACAAAGGAGATATGCATGCTGCCATCGTTCTTCTCTGCCACTCTTTTTAAAAAGATCGATGCTGCTAACACCGGCGTTGTAACCAG GGATGCATTTGTGGATTTTTGGGTCAACGGTAACATGTTGACGAAAGACACAGCAACACAGATATTTACTTTGTTAAAACAGCCTGATTTGAGACATCTAACTCAG GAGGACTTCAAACCGATACTTCACGAACTTTTAACAACTCATCCTGGGTTGGAATTCTTACAGAGCACACCTGAGTTTCAAGAGAGATACG CTGAAACAGTAATATACAGAATATTTTACTACGTGAATAGAGCTGGTAATGGTTGTCTTACTCTTCGGGAACTCAAACGTGGGAATTTAATTTCTGCAATGTTTCATGCTGATGAAGAAGAGGATATTAACAAAGTTCTGAG GTTCTTTTCTTATGAGCATTTCTATGTTATATATTGCAAGTTTTGGGAGCTGGACACAGATCATGATTTCTTGATTGATAAAGAGAACCTTATACGATACGGTAACCATGCACTTACGTACAGGATTGTTGACAGAATATTCTCCCAG GTCCCAAGAAAGTTCACTAGTGAAGTTGAGGGGAAAATGGGATACGAAGATTTTGTTTACTTTATTTTGTCCGAAGAGGATAAATCATCCGAGCCTAGTCTTGAGTACTG GTTTAAGTGCATAGATTTGGATGGAAATGGGGTACTAACAAGGAATGAATTACAGTTTTTTTATGAAGAGCAGTTGCATAGGATGGAATGTATGGCCCAAGAGCCTGTTCTTTTTGAGGACATATTATGCCAGATCGTTGACATGATCAAACCACGG GATGAGGCATATATGACGTTACATGACCTGAAAGGAAGCAAGCTTTCTGGCAGTTGTTTCAATATCCTGTTCAACCTTAATAAGTTCATGGCTTTTGAATCTCGTGATCCGTTTCTTATTCGCCAG GAGCGTGAGAATCCAACATTGACCGAGTGGGACCGGTTTGCACATCGGGAATATATACGGCTTTCAATGGAGGAAGATGCAGATGATGCTTCTAATGGCAGTGCAGATGTGTGGGATGAGTCTCTTGAGGCCCCCTTTTAA